In a single window of the Pontibacter russatus genome:
- a CDS encoding MFS transporter has protein sequence MNNTHTATAEPQLTRSTLWLMTIGSGMVVANIYYNQPLLVEIARTYGVPEARAGSVAMLTQVGYAIGLLFIIPLGDMLRRRRLILLDFVLIIFSLLGAAFSPNIYVLMVASLLIGATSVVPQLFLPMAAHLARPEARGKAVGTVMSGLLIGILCSRTLSGFVGAHLGWRAMFLIAAGMMLVLWVVLYFLLPEVRPQFKGNYRSLMQSLLHLFRTEPKLRLAAARGALSFACFGGFWTTLVFLLEGPPFHAGPDVAGAFGLIGAGGAVMASVMGRLSDRFDTRYILMGTISMLFLAYLIFGFFSYSLVGLVAGVILLDVGLQSSHIANQTLVFSLNPQAHNRLNTVYMFIYFMGGAAGTYIASQAWRIWRWDGVVAVGLVFSSLALAVHLLYSGRRSQATAENPEAAS, from the coding sequence ATGAATAACACGCACACTGCCACCGCCGAACCTCAGCTTACGCGCTCTACTTTGTGGCTGATGACGATTGGCTCCGGAATGGTGGTGGCTAACATTTACTACAACCAGCCGCTGCTGGTGGAGATTGCCCGGACATATGGCGTGCCGGAGGCGAGGGCGGGCAGTGTGGCCATGCTCACGCAGGTTGGCTACGCCATCGGGCTGCTGTTCATTATTCCACTCGGGGACATGCTGCGGCGCAGGCGTCTGATCCTGCTGGACTTTGTCCTGATTATCTTCTCGTTGCTCGGGGCGGCATTCTCGCCCAACATCTACGTGCTGATGGTGGCCAGCCTGCTGATAGGGGCAACCTCGGTGGTGCCGCAGCTTTTTTTGCCGATGGCCGCGCACCTGGCCCGGCCGGAGGCGCGGGGCAAAGCGGTGGGCACCGTGATGAGCGGGCTGCTGATCGGCATCCTGTGCTCGCGCACGCTCAGTGGCTTCGTGGGGGCGCACCTCGGCTGGAGGGCCATGTTCCTGATAGCGGCAGGCATGATGCTGGTGCTGTGGGTGGTGTTGTACTTCCTGCTCCCGGAGGTCAGGCCGCAGTTTAAGGGCAATTACCGCAGCCTGATGCAGTCGCTGCTGCACCTGTTCCGGACTGAGCCGAAACTGCGCCTGGCCGCAGCCCGGGGCGCTTTGTCGTTCGCCTGCTTCGGGGGATTCTGGACCACGCTCGTTTTTTTGCTGGAGGGGCCGCCCTTCCACGCCGGGCCCGATGTGGCCGGTGCCTTCGGGCTCATCGGGGCGGGCGGTGCCGTCATGGCCTCTGTCATGGGCCGCCTCAGCGACCGCTTCGACACCCGGTATATCCTGATGGGCACCATCTCCATGCTCTTTCTCGCTTACCTTATTTTCGGCTTCTTCAGTTACAGCCTGGTCGGTCTGGTGGCGGGGGTTATTCTGCTGGATGTGGGACTGCAGTCATCGCACATCGCCAATCAGACCCTCGTTTTCTCGCTGAACCCGCAGGCCCACAACCGCCTCAACACCGTTTATATGTTTATCTATTTTATGGGCGGCGCCGCGGGCACGTATATCGCGAGTCAGGCATGGCGTATATGGCGCTGGGATGGCGTGGTGGCCGTAGGGCTGGTGTTCTCCTCGCTGGCGCTGGCCGTACACCTGCTGTACTCCGGCAGGAGAAGCCAGGCAACGGCAGAGAATCCGGAAGCTGCTTCCTGA
- a CDS encoding metallophosphoesterase gives MLRFIMFLGVISLFLDWYVYQGVKRITANWQSARLRAAVRWAFWFFFIGLIIGFAITIYLRFSADRSTPLVEWFINAFLTFFVTKLVFVLVLFAEDVYRTLVAIFRLFRRAGDGKTAQKPLLPHRRKFMSQLGLALAGIPFFAFVYGTTRGKYNYTVHRHTLYFDDLPEAFDGFTITQLSDIHSGSFGDAAAVYEGIELAKAQQSDLFVFTGDLVNDLASEIEPYIPALRQVKAPHGQFSILGNHDYGMYHNWESEAAQEANLAKLKQHHADMGFRLLLDEHVMLEKDGEKIALIGVENWGRGFIQLGDLDKALNGVEADTFKILLSHDPTHFEEVVKVHPTHVHLTLSGHTHGMQVGVETPLVRWSPAQYRYKNWAGLAKENGRLLYVNRGFGFIGFSGRVGIWPEITVLELRKG, from the coding sequence ATGCTGCGCTTTATAATGTTTCTGGGAGTGATATCCCTCTTCTTGGACTGGTACGTGTACCAGGGAGTAAAAAGAATCACGGCAAACTGGCAATCAGCGCGGCTCCGCGCGGCGGTGCGTTGGGCCTTCTGGTTTTTCTTTATCGGCCTCATCATCGGGTTTGCCATCACCATATACCTCCGTTTCTCCGCCGACCGCTCCACCCCGCTTGTCGAGTGGTTCATCAACGCCTTCCTGACTTTCTTTGTCACGAAACTGGTGTTTGTGCTGGTGCTTTTCGCGGAAGACGTGTACCGCACCCTTGTGGCCATCTTCCGTCTCTTCCGGCGCGCCGGCGATGGGAAAACGGCACAGAAACCGCTACTGCCGCACCGCCGCAAGTTCATGAGCCAATTGGGGCTCGCCCTTGCCGGTATTCCTTTCTTTGCCTTTGTATATGGCACCACGAGGGGCAAATACAACTACACCGTACACCGCCACACGCTGTACTTCGACGACCTGCCCGAGGCCTTCGACGGTTTCACCATCACGCAGCTGTCTGACATCCATTCCGGCAGCTTCGGCGATGCAGCGGCAGTATATGAGGGGATAGAGCTTGCAAAGGCGCAGCAGTCGGACCTCTTCGTCTTTACCGGCGACCTCGTGAACGACTTGGCCTCAGAGATAGAACCCTATATACCGGCGCTCCGTCAGGTTAAAGCACCGCACGGGCAGTTCTCCATCCTGGGCAACCACGACTACGGCATGTACCACAACTGGGAGAGCGAGGCGGCGCAGGAGGCAAACCTGGCGAAACTGAAGCAGCACCACGCCGACATGGGCTTCCGTTTGCTGCTGGACGAGCATGTGATGCTTGAGAAAGATGGTGAAAAAATAGCGCTGATAGGGGTGGAGAACTGGGGCAGGGGCTTCATCCAGCTAGGCGACCTGGACAAGGCCCTAAACGGCGTGGAGGCCGACACTTTTAAAATCCTGCTGTCGCACGACCCGACGCACTTCGAGGAGGTGGTGAAGGTACACCCCACGCACGTACACCTCACCCTGTCGGGCCACACGCACGGCATGCAGGTAGGGGTGGAGACGCCGCTTGTCAGGTGGAGCCCCGCGCAGTACCGCTACAAAAACTGGGCAGGGTTGGCGAAGGAAAACGGCAGGCTGCTGTACGTGAACCGTGGTTTCGGCTTTATCGGCTTCTCCGGCAGGGTGGGCATATGGCCCGAAATCACAGTGCTGGAGCTGCGGAAAGGGTAA
- a CDS encoding YeaH/YhbH family protein, translating into MSHIVDRRKNDKGKSTGNRQKFLKRVESQIKKAIPDIISQESIKDTQTGGNVKVPVRGLDEPSFRHDPKSGKKQIVKPGNDKFNEGDRVPKPKNGGKGSGVGKGSNSPEVTEDEFTVVLSREEFLKYFFEDLALPNMVKKLMESTEIVEMKRAGYTRDSVPSRLNIKTSYQQSLGRQLALKGVFDKKLQNLLEQLETTTDPEERAALEVEIEKVRKQANTIPFFEDIDLRYNNFERVPVPVTSAVMFCIMDVSASMGFHEKDIAKRFFTLLYIFLTRQYKNVELVFIRHHTEAKEVDEEEFFNSRESGGTVVAPSLKLMDQIRRERYDESWNVYCCQASDGDVWSKQDAVDCKKLVQESILPAIQYMAYIEINNKPKEGDLWQAYKRISNDENFAIRHIYEVYEIWPVFQGLFRKRNEATV; encoded by the coding sequence ATGAGCCATATCGTTGACAGAAGGAAAAATGACAAGGGGAAGTCTACCGGCAACAGGCAGAAGTTCCTGAAGCGGGTCGAGAGCCAGATCAAGAAGGCCATCCCCGACATCATCAGCCAGGAAAGCATCAAGGATACCCAGACCGGCGGCAACGTGAAGGTGCCCGTGCGCGGGCTGGATGAGCCCAGCTTCCGGCACGACCCGAAGTCCGGGAAAAAGCAGATCGTGAAGCCGGGGAACGACAAGTTCAACGAAGGCGACCGGGTGCCCAAGCCCAAAAACGGCGGCAAAGGCAGCGGCGTTGGCAAAGGCTCCAACAGCCCGGAAGTGACAGAAGACGAGTTTACCGTGGTGTTGTCGCGGGAAGAGTTCCTGAAGTATTTCTTCGAGGATCTGGCTCTGCCCAACATGGTGAAGAAGCTGATGGAGAGCACCGAGATCGTGGAGATGAAACGGGCCGGCTATACCCGTGATAGCGTGCCGTCCCGGCTGAACATCAAGACCAGCTACCAGCAGTCGCTGGGGCGGCAACTGGCCCTGAAAGGCGTGTTCGATAAAAAGCTGCAAAACCTGTTGGAGCAGCTGGAAACCACTACCGACCCGGAGGAAAGAGCAGCCCTGGAGGTGGAAATCGAGAAGGTGCGGAAACAGGCCAACACCATTCCCTTTTTCGAGGACATCGACCTGCGCTACAACAACTTTGAGCGGGTGCCGGTGCCGGTTACCTCGGCCGTCATGTTCTGCATCATGGACGTGTCGGCCTCCATGGGCTTTCATGAAAAGGACATTGCCAAGCGCTTCTTCACGCTTTTATATATCTTCCTGACCCGGCAGTACAAGAATGTGGAGCTGGTCTTTATCCGGCACCACACCGAGGCGAAGGAGGTGGACGAGGAGGAGTTTTTCAACTCCCGCGAAAGCGGCGGCACCGTGGTGGCCCCTTCACTGAAACTGATGGACCAGATCCGGCGGGAAAGATACGACGAGAGCTGGAACGTGTACTGCTGCCAGGCCTCGGACGGGGACGTGTGGTCGAAGCAGGATGCGGTGGACTGTAAAAAGCTGGTGCAGGAAAGCATCCTGCCGGCTATCCAATACATGGCCTACATCGAGATCAACAACAAGCCCAAGGAAGGCGACCTCTGGCAGGCCTACAAGCGGATCAGCAACGACGAGAACTTCGCCATCCGGCATATATACGAGGTCTATGAGATATGGCCGGTCTTCCAGGGCCTCTTCCGAAAACGGAACGAAGCGACTGTCTGA
- a CDS encoding phosphorothioated DNA-binding restriction endonuclease has protein sequence MPHNDLLSQFQNINTWKSKGIRAPHKPLLMLLALGEIQRGNTGFIPYASIEPKLKELLLDFGPQRKTLYPNFPFTKLANDNLWQFNRPELLDTKQDYSSNFLLKNDLQGKFPDEITQQLKQDPELLRSVVETILEQNFPETLHQDILDAVGIDLTIDPLNSSNMRQARKRDPLFRESILKAYEYRCAVCGFGVRLKHKILALEAAHIMWHQAGGPDVEVNGLALCATHHKLFDLGAFTVNADLKMLVSDEINGLGATEWLLQHHGKSIQPPQKKAFYPNPEYTAWHVHEVFKGGYRDI, from the coding sequence ATGCCCCACAACGACCTCCTCTCCCAGTTCCAGAACATCAACACCTGGAAAAGCAAAGGCATTCGTGCGCCGCACAAGCCGCTGCTGATGCTGCTGGCGTTGGGAGAAATCCAAAGGGGGAACACCGGCTTTATACCCTACGCAAGCATTGAGCCGAAGCTTAAAGAGCTGCTACTTGATTTTGGTCCGCAACGGAAAACACTTTATCCCAATTTCCCTTTCACGAAACTGGCCAATGACAACCTCTGGCAGTTTAACAGGCCGGAACTGCTGGATACGAAGCAGGATTACTCTTCTAATTTTCTCCTGAAGAACGACCTGCAGGGTAAGTTTCCCGACGAGATAACGCAGCAGTTGAAGCAAGACCCGGAGTTGTTAAGGAGTGTGGTGGAAACGATACTGGAACAGAACTTCCCGGAAACGCTGCACCAGGATATATTGGATGCGGTAGGCATTGACCTGACGATTGACCCATTGAACAGCAGCAACATGAGGCAGGCCAGGAAAAGAGACCCGCTCTTCCGGGAAAGCATCCTCAAAGCCTACGAATACCGCTGCGCTGTCTGTGGCTTCGGCGTCCGGCTGAAGCATAAGATTCTGGCTCTGGAAGCAGCCCATATCATGTGGCACCAAGCAGGCGGCCCGGACGTAGAAGTGAACGGCCTTGCCTTATGCGCCACCCATCACAAGCTGTTCGACCTTGGAGCCTTTACCGTGAATGCGGACTTGAAAATGCTGGTATCGGATGAGATAAATGGCCTGGGTGCCACGGAGTGGCTGCTACAGCACCACGGCAAATCCATCCAGCCGCCTCAGAAGAAAGCCTTCTACCCCAACCCCGAATATACCGCCTGGCACGTACACGAAGTCTTCAAGGGCGGCTACCGGGATATATAG
- a CDS encoding PrkA family serine protein kinase, which translates to MSILEKIKTNYSASTNEMTVAAYLDECKKNPKVYAKPAERILDAIGEAELVDTRQDPVLSRIFSNKRIKVYPAFRDFYGMESTVEQIVSYFRHSAQGLEEKKQILYLMGPVGGGKSSLAEKLKHLMQQNPIYVLKAGEQVSPVFESPLGLFADYTEELEGEYGIPPRYVPSCMSPWASKRLREFGGDINRFKVIMLYPSIQEQIAISKTEPGDENNQDISTLVGKVDIRKLAEYQQSDPDAYSYTGGLCLANQGLLEFVEMFKAPIKVLNPLLTATQEKNYKGTEPIGAIPFDGIILAHSNESEWAKFLNDKKNEAFLDRIYKVQVPYCLRVSEEIKIYEKLIRESSLREAPCAPKTIELLAEFSVMSRLKEPENSTIYSKMRVYNGETLRETDPNAKSIQEYRDDAGINEGMQGISTRFAFKILSKVFNFDSEEIAANPVHLLYVLEQEVIKMMLPPETETKYLHLIKSVLASKYAEFIADEIQKAYIESYSSYGQNIFDKYVIYADHWMQNNDYRDPDSGEIFDRSILNAELEKIEKPAGIANPKDFRAEVTNFTLRYKANHGGESPRWDSYEKIKNVIEKKIFTNTEDLLPVVSFTAKSNKEDEKKHRDFTKRMKDRGYTDKQIRILVDWFMRVRKTMA; encoded by the coding sequence ATGAGCATTTTAGAAAAGATCAAAACGAATTACAGTGCCTCAACAAACGAGATGACAGTAGCTGCCTATCTCGACGAATGCAAGAAAAACCCGAAGGTATATGCCAAGCCCGCCGAAAGGATACTGGATGCCATCGGGGAGGCTGAGCTCGTGGACACGCGCCAGGACCCGGTGCTGAGCAGGATATTCTCCAACAAGCGGATCAAGGTATACCCGGCCTTCCGGGATTTCTATGGCATGGAGAGCACCGTGGAGCAGATTGTGTCTTACTTCAGGCACTCGGCGCAGGGCCTGGAGGAAAAGAAACAGATTCTGTACCTGATGGGGCCCGTGGGCGGCGGCAAGAGCTCGCTGGCCGAAAAGCTGAAGCACCTGATGCAGCAGAACCCCATCTATGTGCTGAAGGCGGGAGAGCAGGTGAGCCCTGTGTTCGAAAGCCCGCTGGGCCTGTTTGCCGATTATACCGAAGAACTGGAGGGCGAGTACGGTATCCCGCCCCGGTACGTGCCGAGCTGCATGAGCCCCTGGGCGTCCAAGCGGCTCCGCGAGTTTGGCGGCGACATCAACCGGTTCAAGGTCATCATGCTGTACCCCTCCATCCAGGAGCAGATCGCCATTTCCAAAACTGAGCCCGGCGACGAGAACAACCAGGATATATCCACCCTGGTGGGCAAAGTAGATATCCGCAAGCTGGCAGAATACCAGCAAAGCGACCCGGACGCCTATTCCTATACCGGCGGCCTCTGCCTCGCCAACCAGGGGCTGCTGGAGTTTGTGGAGATGTTCAAAGCCCCCATCAAAGTCCTCAACCCGCTGCTGACCGCTACCCAGGAGAAAAACTACAAAGGCACCGAGCCGATTGGCGCCATCCCGTTCGACGGCATTATCCTCGCGCACTCCAACGAATCGGAGTGGGCAAAATTCCTGAACGACAAGAAGAACGAGGCCTTCCTGGACCGTATCTATAAAGTGCAGGTGCCGTACTGCCTGCGCGTGAGCGAGGAAATTAAGATATATGAGAAACTCATCCGGGAAAGTTCGTTGCGCGAGGCGCCCTGCGCGCCTAAGACCATTGAATTGCTGGCCGAGTTCTCGGTTATGTCCAGGTTGAAGGAGCCGGAGAACTCCACTATCTACTCCAAAATGCGGGTATATAACGGGGAGACGCTGCGCGAGACGGACCCGAACGCCAAGTCTATCCAGGAGTACCGCGACGATGCGGGCATCAACGAGGGCATGCAGGGCATCTCCACGCGCTTTGCCTTCAAGATTTTGTCGAAGGTGTTTAACTTCGACAGCGAGGAGATTGCCGCCAACCCGGTACACCTGCTGTATGTGCTGGAGCAGGAGGTGATTAAGATGATGCTGCCGCCTGAGACGGAGACAAAGTACCTGCACCTGATCAAATCGGTGCTGGCCAGCAAGTATGCCGAGTTCATCGCCGACGAGATCCAGAAAGCCTATATAGAATCCTACAGTTCGTACGGCCAGAACATCTTCGACAAGTACGTGATCTATGCGGACCACTGGATGCAGAACAACGATTACCGCGACCCGGACTCCGGGGAGATCTTCGACCGGAGCATCCTGAACGCGGAGCTGGAGAAAATAGAGAAGCCCGCCGGTATCGCCAACCCAAAAGATTTCAGGGCTGAGGTGACCAATTTCACGCTGCGCTACAAGGCCAACCACGGCGGCGAGAGCCCCCGCTGGGACTCTTATGAGAAGATCAAGAACGTGATCGAGAAAAAAATCTTCACCAACACCGAAGACCTGCTGCCGGTGGTGTCGTTCACGGCCAAATCCAACAAGGAGGATGAGAAGAAGCACAGGGATTTTACCAAAAGGATGAAGGACCGCGGCTATACCGACAAGCAGATACGGATACTGGTAGACTGGTTTATGCGGGTAAGGAAGACGATGGCGTAG
- a CDS encoding serine hydrolase domain-containing protein, with product MNTTTLCTLLLAAFAFTANAQTNSIQKSKPLTEAAPEKVGLSPERLQRIDAMLQEAVAEGDVPGAVALVARNGKIVFHKAYGMADNESGREMKKDDIFRIASQTKAITSTAVMMLWEEGEFQLDDPISKYIPEFKNPQVLQSFRYSDTSYTAVPAASEITIRQLLTHTSGLGYGVIDGDERFKMLYHKAGVTDLFTTEPVSIGESVKKLAKLPLHFNPGEKYSYSEGLDVLGYFVEVVSGMPFDVFLRKRLFEPLGMHDTWFYLPQDKAKRLVSVQRPEEGEWHRYPVTFYDPDYPVKGAKKFFSGGAGLSSTAKDYATFLQMYLNGGELNGKRFLSRTTIQSMMGNQIGDLWEGSGRHYGLAFGVQTQEGQDRGGSGSAGTFDWGGYFNTQYFADPKENIIGILMKQTQGTTSDDTGWKFRLLVGQSVDD from the coding sequence ATGAACACCACGACCCTTTGCACCCTGCTGCTGGCAGCCTTTGCCTTTACCGCCAATGCACAGACAAACTCCATTCAAAAGTCTAAACCCCTGACGGAGGCCGCGCCCGAAAAGGTGGGCCTGTCGCCGGAACGCCTGCAACGGATAGATGCGATGCTGCAGGAGGCCGTGGCCGAGGGGGATGTGCCGGGCGCGGTGGCCCTGGTGGCCCGCAATGGCAAAATCGTTTTTCACAAAGCCTACGGCATGGCCGACAACGAGTCGGGGCGGGAAATGAAAAAGGATGATATTTTCCGGATTGCCTCGCAGACCAAAGCCATCACGTCCACAGCCGTGATGATGCTGTGGGAGGAGGGGGAGTTTCAGCTCGACGACCCGATTTCCAAGTACATCCCGGAGTTCAAAAACCCGCAGGTGCTCCAGTCCTTCCGGTACAGCGACACCAGCTATACCGCCGTGCCTGCCGCCAGCGAAATCACCATCCGGCAGTTGCTCACGCATACCTCCGGGCTGGGCTACGGCGTCATTGACGGCGACGAGCGTTTTAAGATGCTGTACCACAAGGCTGGGGTGACGGACCTGTTCACCACAGAACCTGTCAGCATCGGAGAGAGCGTGAAGAAACTGGCGAAACTACCCTTGCATTTTAATCCCGGCGAGAAGTATTCTTACAGCGAAGGATTGGATGTGCTGGGCTATTTTGTAGAGGTAGTGTCGGGGATGCCCTTTGATGTTTTCCTGCGGAAGCGCCTGTTCGAGCCGCTCGGCATGCACGACACCTGGTTCTATCTGCCGCAGGACAAGGCGAAACGCCTGGTGTCGGTGCAGCGGCCGGAGGAGGGGGAGTGGCACCGCTACCCTGTCACGTTTTACGACCCGGACTACCCCGTGAAAGGCGCGAAGAAGTTCTTTTCGGGAGGGGCCGGTCTTTCCAGCACCGCGAAAGACTACGCCACCTTTCTGCAGATGTACCTCAACGGCGGCGAACTGAACGGGAAACGCTTTCTTAGCCGGACCACCATCCAGTCCATGATGGGCAACCAGATTGGCGACCTCTGGGAAGGGTCGGGGCGGCATTACGGACTGGCCTTTGGCGTGCAGACACAGGAGGGGCAGGACAGGGGCGGCAGCGGCAGCGCGGGCACCTTCGACTGGGGCGGCTATTTCAACACGCAGTATTTTGCGGACCCGAAGGAAAACATCATTGGCATCCTGATGAAGCAGACGCAGGGCACCACCTCAGACGACACCGGCTGGAAGTTCCGCCTCCTGGTGGGCCAGTCGGTAGATGACTGA
- a CDS encoding SpoVR family protein: protein MMEKEKYRAMFCNPNWDYDTLEAADEVISRIGREYLKLKTYPNQIEIVTSEQMLDAYALTGLPTSYPHWKFGKDFVLNQNNYTKGRMGLSYELVINSNPCISYNMENNSTCMMLLVIAHACQGHNAFFANNYMFLDWTSADSIVDYMVFAREFILKCEEEYGEEEVERVLDAAHALMHHGVDKYKKPSKISAKEENERLKKLTHIRRENYNELWRTLPTAPAATDTIFVEEQVFPKEPEENILYFIEKFAPALPQWKREIIRIVRKVSQYFYPQGATKVMNEGFATFTHYHIINKLFEEGYVNDGFMLEFIKSHSGVLYQPGYNSKYYSGLNPYTLGFNIFMDIKRMCLEPTAEDRQWFPDLVGKDWLQQVHYVMENFRDDSFILQYLSPKVIRDMKLFTIIDNELENEYEIGAIHNERGYRRVREQLSNQYDRSSMVPNIQVTKVDLHQTSKLYLTHYIQKDRRLDADSTYDTLEHIRYLWGYPVELHSKNKLGINESTYDVL, encoded by the coding sequence ATGATGGAGAAAGAGAAATACAGAGCGATGTTCTGCAACCCCAACTGGGACTACGACACGCTGGAGGCGGCGGACGAGGTAATCAGCAGGATTGGGCGCGAGTACCTGAAACTGAAAACTTACCCCAACCAGATCGAAATCGTGACGTCGGAGCAGATGCTGGATGCCTATGCCCTCACGGGCCTGCCCACCTCGTACCCGCACTGGAAGTTCGGCAAAGACTTCGTCCTCAACCAGAACAACTACACCAAGGGCCGCATGGGGCTCTCCTACGAGCTGGTGATCAACTCCAACCCCTGCATCAGCTACAACATGGAGAACAACTCCACCTGTATGATGCTGCTCGTGATCGCCCATGCCTGCCAGGGCCACAATGCCTTCTTCGCCAACAACTACATGTTCCTTGACTGGACCTCCGCCGACTCCATCGTGGATTATATGGTGTTTGCCCGCGAGTTTATTTTGAAGTGCGAGGAGGAATATGGCGAAGAGGAGGTGGAGCGGGTGCTGGACGCAGCCCACGCCCTGATGCACCACGGCGTGGACAAGTATAAGAAGCCTTCCAAAATATCGGCCAAAGAGGAGAACGAGCGGCTGAAGAAACTGACGCACATCCGGCGGGAGAATTACAACGAGCTATGGCGCACACTGCCGACAGCGCCCGCCGCCACCGATACTATCTTTGTGGAGGAGCAGGTGTTTCCGAAAGAGCCGGAAGAGAACATCCTCTACTTTATCGAAAAGTTTGCCCCGGCGCTGCCGCAGTGGAAGCGGGAGATCATCCGGATTGTGCGGAAGGTGTCGCAGTATTTTTACCCGCAGGGTGCCACCAAGGTGATGAATGAGGGCTTTGCCACCTTCACGCACTACCATATCATCAACAAGCTGTTTGAGGAGGGATACGTGAACGACGGCTTTATGCTGGAGTTTATTAAAAGCCACAGCGGCGTGCTGTACCAGCCCGGGTACAACAGCAAGTACTACTCCGGCCTGAACCCTTACACGCTCGGCTTCAACATTTTCATGGACATCAAGCGCATGTGCCTGGAGCCGACGGCGGAGGACAGACAGTGGTTTCCGGACCTGGTGGGGAAAGACTGGCTGCAGCAGGTGCATTACGTAATGGAGAATTTCCGCGACGACAGCTTCATCCTGCAGTACCTCTCCCCAAAAGTTATCCGCGACATGAAGCTGTTCACCATCATAGACAACGAATTGGAGAATGAGTATGAGATCGGGGCCATCCACAACGAGCGGGGCTACAGAAGGGTGCGCGAGCAGCTCAGCAACCAGTACGACCGCTCCTCGATGGTGCCAAACATCCAGGTAACGAAAGTGGACCTGCACCAGACCAGCAAACTGTACCTGACGCACTACATCCAGAAAGACCGCCGCCTCGACGCCGACAGTACCTACGACACCCTGGAGCATATCCGCTACCTCTGGGGATATCCGGTGGAACTCCACTCCAAAAACAAACTGGGGATAAACGAAAGCACGTATGATGTGCTATAG
- a CDS encoding asparagine synthetase B has protein sequence MSKRLFISLTFLLLSATGAAASQVLVPMDEAQKNHLKAYGIAYFVLQHQQEVDWLLNYRGGSFGFRQTPLFEEELRARGVSYEVLTDGQYNNILQQIADPEVNMEVMKLEKAPAIAVYSPESQQPWDDAVTLVLNYAEIPYDQVFDEEVLTKQLPRYDWLHLHHEDFTGQYGKSGLSHGEWLMQQQMESETVARRHGYGKVSQMKLGVVKEIKAFVTGGGFMFAMCSATDTYDLALAANGVDIVDALYDGDGVDPEAQQKLDFSLSFAFRDFEVYLGPYSREFSSIDNSWNERGLYEGNDYFSLFTFSAKWDQIPSMLTQNHEKTIRGFMGQTTAFKKQLVKPTATVMGVTEEAGEVRYLNGTMGKGTWTFYGGHDPEDYWHMPGEAPTDLALHPNSPGYRLILNNILFPAAKKKKPKT, from the coding sequence ATGAGCAAGCGACTTTTCATCAGCCTTACCTTCCTGCTGCTCTCCGCCACGGGTGCCGCCGCCTCGCAGGTGCTGGTGCCCATGGACGAAGCACAGAAAAATCACCTCAAAGCCTACGGCATCGCCTATTTTGTGCTGCAGCACCAGCAGGAAGTGGACTGGCTGCTCAACTACCGGGGCGGCAGCTTCGGGTTCCGGCAGACGCCGCTGTTTGAGGAGGAACTGCGGGCCAGGGGCGTCAGCTACGAGGTTTTGACCGATGGCCAGTACAACAACATACTGCAGCAGATTGCCGACCCGGAGGTGAACATGGAGGTGATGAAGCTGGAGAAGGCGCCTGCCATTGCCGTGTATTCCCCCGAATCGCAGCAGCCCTGGGACGATGCCGTGACGCTGGTGCTCAACTACGCCGAGATTCCCTACGACCAGGTGTTCGACGAGGAGGTGCTGACCAAACAACTTCCCCGCTACGACTGGCTGCACCTGCACCACGAGGACTTCACGGGGCAGTACGGCAAGTCCGGCCTCAGCCACGGCGAATGGCTGATGCAGCAGCAAATGGAGTCGGAGACGGTGGCCCGCAGGCACGGCTACGGCAAAGTGTCGCAGATGAAGCTGGGGGTGGTGAAGGAGATAAAGGCCTTTGTGACGGGGGGCGGCTTTATGTTTGCCATGTGCTCTGCCACCGACACCTACGACCTGGCCCTGGCCGCCAACGGTGTGGACATTGTGGATGCCCTCTACGACGGTGACGGCGTGGACCCGGAGGCGCAGCAGAAGCTCGATTTTAGCCTGAGCTTCGCTTTCCGGGATTTTGAGGTGTACCTGGGCCCCTATAGCCGCGAGTTCTCCAGCATCGACAACTCCTGGAACGAACGCGGCCTGTACGAGGGAAACGACTACTTCTCGCTCTTCACCTTCTCCGCCAAATGGGACCAGATACCGAGCATGCTCACCCAAAACCATGAAAAAACCATCCGGGGCTTTATGGGGCAGACTACCGCTTTCAAAAAGCAGCTTGTAAAACCGACGGCCACCGTGATGGGCGTGACTGAGGAGGCAGGCGAGGTGCGTTACCTCAACGGCACCATGGGCAAGGGCACCTGGACCTTCTACGGCGGCCACGATCCGGAGGACTACTGGCACATGCCCGGCGAAGCGCCCACCGACCTGGCGCTGCACCCGAACTCCCCCGGCTACCGCCTCATCCTGAACAACATTCTCTTCCCTGCAGCCAAAAAGAAAAAGCCGAAAACCTGA